A segment of the Methanothermococcus thermolithotrophicus DSM 2095 genome:
TGGTGCCAATATTTGTAAAAAAAGGAATTGAAAAGCTTGCAATATATGTTAGAACAATAAAGAACATTTTTAAGATTAAAACTGGATTGAATTTATTAAAATACGGTACTGCAAGTAAAAATATGATTAAATGACCTGCTAAAACTATAAAAACTGGATTAAATAGGAACCTATCATCTACTTTTAATTTATTTTTTAGCATTTAAGACCCCTTTTATCAATGCATAAATGGATAGTACAAATCCAAACATGTAGAATAGGATAACATCAAGATCCAAAATTCCTGTTTCAATACCGACCAATAAATACGCTATTAAAATGGCATAAACCCCTAAATAAATACCTTTTAAATCCTCAGCTATTTTATAATACAAACCTAAAAATACACCCAAAATACCAAAATATGGGATAATTCCAAGGATTCCATAATCACCAATAACTGCCCCAAAAATTGTTGGAGTTATTGAAACACCCTGAACTCCGATACTTTTTGCAACAACCCCTCTTGCTCCAGGAGCCATTCCTAAATAGGAATAAATCGCACAATAATGAATTACCCCATTAAATACTCCATTAAAATTCTTAACAATAATATCAAAAATGCTCATTGTTAAATCTATTCTTGAAAGTATTGGATTTCCACCACTTCCTAATGTATAAAGCCTCAATATTGACATGGAGAGTAATACCAAAAATATTCCAAATGCCGAATATATCAATTCCTTTGTTTTTATTTTATTTAAATAATACATTACAAAAAGTATGGATAAAAATAATATCATAACATTTGTTCTATATCCTAAAAGCATAATCAGTGCTGAAAAAACCATGGAATATATTACAACCTTTATTCTGCTCATACTTAAATTTGATGCAACTACTATTGCCCAACCTAAAAGCATAAGATGAGATAGAGCGGTAAAAGGAACATTCAAAAATCTTCTTGAAGTCGGATCAAAGAGTGGAATATCCCTTACCCATAAAATATCAAAAAATATGAACAATATACCAATAAACATTAAAAATATCCCAAATATGTAATGTTTTGAATAATTTGGTTTATGTGCCAAAAATCTTCGATTTCCTGACTCATCTAAATTTAAAATATGATATAACCTCTCACCCACCATGAAAGATATATAAAAGAAAATTGCACTAAAAAGTGCTAAAAATCCTGAAAAAGATGATACCGTGGAAAATAAAATATATACGCACACCAATAATACAAATAAATGATGTGCTTTAATTTTTTCATTTAATTTCAAATTCCTTAAATCAGTTTTTAGGAGCTCCATGTTCATTCCTTTTTATTTTATTATAGTTTTAGACATAAAAACTTAACTTTACAATCATCATTGAGCGAATACTCAATCCTAAAATATACCTACTCGACGAAAACCTTTTAGGTTTTCGTGAGTTCGACAAAAACCTTTGGTTTTTGTGAATCGACAAATTCCCTTGGAATTTGTCTCGATCAGCGAATCCAAAGGATTCGCTTCGACTCAACGAAGTTGAGTAGGTATCGGGTTTGGATTCAAAACCTTTTTTAAAAGGTTTTGTCCTATACTATAATTATATTTTGTCATTCAAGGTAATGTATAAATAGCAAAATCCCCAGGATTTAGCCCGATATTTTTAGGTAATTCATCCGCGGTTTCATTTACAACTAAATATACGGTTATCTTTGAAGTGGCTATTTTCTCTGGTTTAATTATATTGTCCAGCATGTTTAACATTTCCAAATCCAATTTTCCATCTAAAAACAAGCCATTTTCAACGAATTTAATAGATAATTTATTTAAATCCAAATTTAACTTATTTTTTATGGATTGTTGTTCTGATGGTGCAAAAGTTTTTGAATCTACTGCAATTGAACTGCTAATATATGTTTTAAGTACTGTCATATTTGAATTTTCATAATTATTTTTTGTACTTTCTATTATGTCCCCAATTTCTTTAAATGAATTTCCTTCAATTGGGTTCATCTGATATTCAACTACAGTATTTCCCAAGGGTTTTAAAACTATCTTTTTAGCTGCTATATCTTCGATGTAAGCCATCTCTCCCCCTATTGTTATGGACTGGTTTTTATATACTGCAGTAAGAGTTCCTCCCCGAGCTCCCGTTATTAATACAATATCATTAAATTCTTCATTGGATGATGTCCATTTACCTTTTACATTGGCATACAATGGAAAATTTTTTTTCATTATTTTTTCAGAAATCCATGCACACTTATACATCTGGTCTCCATCAAACTCATAACTATTATTGCCATTGGAGCTTAAAAATTTATATGCCAGAGCTCCTGAAGTTATCAATATAGCAAGTAAAACTAAAATTTCAAGAATCCCTATTTTTCTCATGATATCCCTTTAAAATCGTCATATGAAAAACGAACAAATTTTATTTAAAAATATAATAATTTTCCTATATATATCCTTAATTATTAATATCCTTAATTCTTATATGGTGGTATGAATCAAATAGGTGGCTTTATAATTTTTATATTTAGGGAAATAGGATACTACAGTACGGTGAAAACATGAATTTAAAATATCCACTTATTGTCTTGACTATTCTTTTTATAATTTTAAACCCATTAAACGCAAAAACTGTTGTAGTTGCTTCTGACCAGGATAAATCACTGGCATGTCAACTATCCAATCATCTAAATGCATCATTGGTAATATTACCTTGGGGTTCCACGGATGTAAAATACTTAAATGAAATAAAAGCATTAAATCCCGATGAAGTAATAATTGTAGGTGGGAAAGCAGCAGTTCCTGAGATTTATAATTATGGGAATTATAAAAGATATTCTGGAAAAAATAGAGCTGAAACCGCTTATATGATACTATCAGATTTTTACAACATATCTTCATCAGGTGAATTGATATACTATCCATCAAAAAATGCTATTATAGAATTTATTGATGAAAAAAGGAATTGGAAGGTTATATCTGGAAATAGTGATATCAGTATCAGATGGTCAAAGTTCGTAGAAAATCAGCTTCCAAGAAGTAATGATATAGAAAACGAAACATTTTATGTATATGTTGGAAATATAAATAACAACCCAGGAATGAATGAATCATGGAATCATAGGGAAATCCCAGAAATAGTCTCATTCAGTCCTGCAGTTATACTATCAAACAACACTCTATTTATCACAGGAAGTGACGAAAATCTACCTATTACAATAGGCAGACTGTTTTCTAAGCAAGATATAGATTATTCATCCAGCGATTTTTTCAAGTTTATAATACTGTTGGCTATAACATTGGGGATATTTTATTCAATTATAAAAAGTAGATATTACTTATTTGGCGCAATTATAACTATACTGTGGATAATCCACTCATTCGATAAATTCTGCGTTGTATGGGATACATTACTTGTTTACCTCGATGGGGCACTTTCATTAACCTATCTTGGACATTATGAAACAATAATACATGGAAGAAATTTTCCAGGACTCTCGTACTGCCTGTATTTTTGGTTTAAACTATTCTCCCCAAGTATTCAAAGCATACTACTTTACCAGGTGTATCTATGTTTCATACTCATGAGTTTTGTATTCCTATACTTCAAAAAGAAAGAGCTCGGTTTAGCGGCATGGTTGATTCTATTAAGTATTCCACTATTCAGGGAGTATATTACTTGGTTTTCAACAGAATTAACATTTTTAGGTTTTATGGCTGTGATACTGTATGGTTTAAAGAATTCTAAAAACTCAAAATTAAATATCATTGTATTGTCCATAATAACATCAATATCAGCTTTGATACGTGTACACATTATGATTATACCTTTAATTTACCTAATATTCCAAAGAAATAAAAACGCATTGATATACAACATCCTGTCAATCTTACTTTATGTGATCCTCCTCAACCTAACATACGGGCAAGTTATGGGGTATTTAGATGAAATTTCCATCAAAGGAGGCATAACACTGGACCTTGTTATAAATAATATTCATTATTATCTACCAAAATTCATCCATCTCATGATAATTCCAATATTCATTTTAATATTGGAAATATGGAATAAAATGAAATTCAATAATTTCATGCTATTAACTGGAATAACATTTCTCATCATGCCGTTGTTATGGGTTGCACAGGACGAAAGGTACTTACTTCCATACATTTTTATCATCACAATGGCATGTATGGAGCCCTTAGAAAAGTTAGATTTAGAAAATATAAAAGATAAACTAAATAATATAAAAGTTAAATTAAGTTTGAATTAAAAAAGTTAGTATATTTTATTTTTTATTTATTAAATTCTTCAATTATTCTTTTTGCCACACTTTCTCCGTCTAACTTATAATATTTTAGGAGCTCGTCTGCTTTTCCAGATTTACCAAATTCATCATTTATTCCTATTCTTAGGAGCCTTTTGTTTAATCCTTTTGAAGCTATTACCTCAGCTATTGCTCCACCGAGTCCTCCTATTATGTTATGGTCTTCAAGTGAAACTATAAAGTCCTTTGAATTCAAGATAGCTTCTTCATCTATTGGTTTTATAGTGCTCATTGAAACTACTTCTGCAGCTATTCCATTTTCTTTCAATATTTCAGCAGCCTTTAAACCTTCAGGAACCATTTCCCCAGTGGCGATTATTGTTAAATCATTTCCTTCTTTTAGGATTCTTGCTTTTCCAAATTCGAACTTTGCATCCTCTTCACTTTCAAATATAACTTCAGTATCCCTTCTCGGCATTCTTACATAAACAGGTCCATTGTACTCTGCACACCATCTTATTACATTCTTTGTTTCGTAGTAGTCAGCAGGCGCTATAACCGCCATGTTCGGTATTGCCCTCAATATTGCAATATCTTCTGTCATCTGGTGGGAAGCCCCATCTTCTCCCACTGTAATTCCACTGTGTGTAGCTATTACTTTAACATTTAAATTTGGATATGCTACTGAGTTTCTTATTTGCTCCCATGCCCTTCCAGTGGCAAACATTGCAAACGTGGAGGCAAACACAATTTTTCCAGTTCTTGCTAAACCTGCAGCCATTCCAATCATATTTTGTTCTGCAATCCCTGCGTTGAAAAACCTTTCAGGGAATTCCTTTGCAAACATTGCTGATTTTGTAGAACCTGACAAATCGGCATCTAACACTACAATATTTTCATACTTTTTTCCCAATTCCACTAATGTTTCACCATAGGCATTCCTCATTCCTATCTTCTTTGACATGATTTCACCCAAATTAAATTTTAAAAGTTGCTGCTCTTCTAAGTTCATCTACCGCTTCTTTAACGTTTTCTTTTCCATATATTGCAGATGCTGCTATCAATGCATCAGCACCAGATTCAGCCACGGCCGGGGCGGTTTCCGTGTTTATACCTCCATCAACGAAGATTTTTGTGTCATAGCCTTCTCTAAGTATTCTGTTCTTTAAATCATCTATTTTTTTGAGCATTGGGTTTATAAACTTCTGCCCTGAAAATCCTGGCTCAACTGTCATTATTAAAACTCCGTAGAGCTCCCCTAAAATATATTCAATGTTGGTTATGGGAGTTGAAGGATTTAAAGCTACTATTGGCTTTGCACCATGTTCTTTTATTAAATTTATCGTTCTAAATGGGTATTTGCAGGATTCGATATGGAAGGATATCATATCTGCATCTTCTGCCAACTTGGGAATAAATAAATCTGGATTTTCAACCATTAAATGAACATCAACAGGTAGATCTGTCATTTTTTTGACATACTTTGTTAGACCAATTCCTAAACTTAAATT
Coding sequences within it:
- a CDS encoding oligosaccharide repeat unit polymerase family protein codes for the protein MELLKTDLRNLKLNEKIKAHHLFVLLVCVYILFSTVSSFSGFLALFSAIFFYISFMVGERLYHILNLDESGNRRFLAHKPNYSKHYIFGIFLMFIGILFIFFDILWVRDIPLFDPTSRRFLNVPFTALSHLMLLGWAIVVASNLSMSRIKVVIYSMVFSALIMLLGYRTNVMILFLSILFVMYYLNKIKTKELIYSAFGIFLVLLSMSILRLYTLGSGGNPILSRIDLTMSIFDIIVKNFNGVFNGVIHYCAIYSYLGMAPGARGVVAKSIGVQGVSITPTIFGAVIGDYGILGIIPYFGILGVFLGLYYKIAEDLKGIYLGVYAILIAYLLVGIETGILDLDVILFYMFGFVLSIYALIKGVLNAKK
- the rpe gene encoding ribulose-phosphate 3-epimerase; this translates as MVMIGASILSADFGYLAEEVKKAEEAGVNFIHADIMDGHFVPNLSLGIGLTKYVKKMTDLPVDVHLMVENPDLFIPKLAEDADMISFHIESCKYPFRTINLIKEHGAKPIVALNPSTPITNIEYILGELYGVLIMTVEPGFSGQKFINPMLKKIDDLKNRILREGYDTKIFVDGGINTETAPAVAESGADALIAASAIYGKENVKEAVDELRRAATFKI
- a CDS encoding transketolase family protein — encoded protein: MSKKIGMRNAYGETLVELGKKYENIVVLDADLSGSTKSAMFAKEFPERFFNAGIAEQNMIGMAAGLARTGKIVFASTFAMFATGRAWEQIRNSVAYPNLNVKVIATHSGITVGEDGASHQMTEDIAILRAIPNMAVIAPADYYETKNVIRWCAEYNGPVYVRMPRRDTEVIFESEEDAKFEFGKARILKEGNDLTIIATGEMVPEGLKAAEILKENGIAAEVVSMSTIKPIDEEAILNSKDFIVSLEDHNIIGGLGGAIAEVIASKGLNKRLLRIGINDEFGKSGKADELLKYYKLDGESVAKRIIEEFNK
- a CDS encoding cell wall-binding repeat-containing protein, producing MNLKYPLIVLTILFIILNPLNAKTVVVASDQDKSLACQLSNHLNASLVILPWGSTDVKYLNEIKALNPDEVIIVGGKAAVPEIYNYGNYKRYSGKNRAETAYMILSDFYNISSSGELIYYPSKNAIIEFIDEKRNWKVISGNSDISIRWSKFVENQLPRSNDIENETFYVYVGNINNNPGMNESWNHREIPEIVSFSPAVILSNNTLFITGSDENLPITIGRLFSKQDIDYSSSDFFKFIILLAITLGIFYSIIKSRYYLFGAIITILWIIHSFDKFCVVWDTLLVYLDGALSLTYLGHYETIIHGRNFPGLSYCLYFWFKLFSPSIQSILLYQVYLCFILMSFVFLYFKKKELGLAAWLILLSIPLFREYITWFSTELTFLGFMAVILYGLKNSKNSKLNIIVLSIITSISALIRVHIMIIPLIYLIFQRNKNALIYNILSILLYVILLNLTYGQVMGYLDEISIKGGITLDLVINNIHYYLPKFIHLMIIPIFILILEIWNKMKFNNFMLLTGITFLIMPLLWVAQDERYLLPYIFIITMACMEPLEKLDLENIKDKLNNIKVKLSLN
- a CDS encoding TrmB family transcriptional regulator sugar-binding domain-containing protein, whose product is MRKIGILEILVLLAILITSGALAYKFLSSNGNNSYEFDGDQMYKCAWISEKIMKKNFPLYANVKGKWTSSNEEFNDIVLITGARGGTLTAVYKNQSITIGGEMAYIEDIAAKKIVLKPLGNTVVEYQMNPIEGNSFKEIGDIIESTKNNYENSNMTVLKTYISSSIAVDSKTFAPSEQQSIKNKLNLDLNKLSIKFVENGLFLDGKLDLEMLNMLDNIIKPEKIATSKITVYLVVNETADELPKNIGLNPGDFAIYTLP